In Glycine soja cultivar W05 chromosome 10, ASM419377v2, whole genome shotgun sequence, the genomic stretch CACTCATAGAGTGAGCCAGTGCTTTTCCTTTGGTATATTGAGAATTACCTTCAAGATAGTATAATCCTTCACTTCTTTTACCACTGTCAATCTTCTCCTTCGTATGTATATATTCTGTAGAGTACAATATGTGGGAAAGAACAAGAAAGCACAGTTATGTAACTTGGTTAATTGACTAACAGAGAGAAGATTGTAGTTGAGAGAAGGAACAAAAAACACATTAGAAATGGATAGCAAGGGAGAAATGGATATTGTATCACTACCCATAACTGGGGAAGAAACACCATTAGCATTTATAATGATTGAAACAGAACTATTAGAGAAAACTGTCTAAACATATTTCTATCACAAGTCATATGATTTGTTGCTCCTGTGTCAATTATTCAATCACTACCCTTAGTAGTGTACCATCAAGACACTCAAGATTGAAGATAGATCATGTATATGTGGAGTAGAATCTGATTCATTTGACCTATTCTCCATTTTCATACTCAGAAATTAATCTTCAATTCTTAAGGAGGAGAGGTAATTGGAGTTGATTATGATACCATGTTAAGAAAATGGTATCGGGTAGTTTTCATTGATAtgaaataatgaataaatatatgatCCTCTCTACCATTTCTTGATGATTATTGAgaacaaaatatcaaaatagaatcacaaataaaaaaaaaatatacaaagatttagatcaattataatttaaattcaaatcaaaattaatctCTACAATTAATGGattctaacaattatattttttaggagaaatataattataatttagtgataatataaaattactttacattattaatgcattattattaaattctaaattatatATCCACACTTCTCTTACTCAGAATGAATTagtgaaaatgttttttttttaccgaaaTTTGAAACAAAAGATATAAGTCTAGacccttaaataatttttttggtgtcGTTTAATCCTATCCTCTCCCCATCGAGATAtaagtctatatatatatatatatatatatatatatatatatatatatatatatcatttttcggtatatgatatatataaaatttcaacaTCGAAATGTCATATCCATGCATAAATCCCAGCAAGCATCATAATCAATCCTTATCAATTATTGCAAATAGTATGCTATTCCATAATCGTAAAAgccttcattaattcctgaaggGCCTTTTTTGGAGTGGGCTCAGTCGCACGTTCTCTTCCtgtataaattataaacatGTACTCGTGacatatttattagaaaatcaTTATAAAGATGGTTTTGTGAATTTGTCCTTTTTTACTGCAacataaaagtattttaaaaattaagtacacaattttttttataattcgtTATAAAAGGTGTTCATCAGAGTTTATTCTAGTTTATGAAATCTATTCTTTTtgtataaactttttaaatagagaagtttattaaaacatattcttttttaatttgttccaATAATTTCCATAATTagtttatgaaataaatttcgTTTAATAAgaatttgttaaattaatacatcattcaattatttacacccttattttttttaaagaataataaacatTGAACATATAAGTCCGTACACTGTCAAAAAACATATAACTTCGTAGATTTATTGCAGATTTATTTTTCTACTCCATAAGTACAATTTAGtggctgcaaaaaaaaaaaaaacagtacatTTGTAGTGCTTGAATGTTTAATTCTTATAGTTTTACCGtaaattgttgtttttcttAGTGTACAACTTTAGAGGAGGAGAGAATGATGTTTCATTCTAAGATAGGAAAAATTCCCGAACTTAGAGAAggcttataaaataaattacttatatttatcTTAACTTATAAAGACGAATGAgaaattaaacttatatttaatttaatacttgTTTACTTTATATAGTATAaggttattttcattttcatcattttaaattttttggttgttttcattttgattttctcaatttttggtttctataattttttgtctatttttgtGTTTACAAAATTTTCTACTAGATTTAACGGATGAATCTAATGACAGatactataataaaaaagacaaaaaaaaaacaaaatattcttatattataaagactacaaaattatttaagacTAAATTAATCGTATAAGTTTCTCTTATTATCATAAGGAGTAATTTCTCTTATTATTATATGGAATAATTGCGACCAAAATGCCTTGACAAGTTAAAGACTATCAGAATTGACTTGAGAGCACCAGCAGCAATGTAATGTAGatacaatgacaaaaaaaaaaaaaaaaaaaaaaggggaaaaactgtaaggaaaataacagaaaaaaaaaacgagcaTGAGAAAAAgggcaaaaatataaatagaaaattaaggaaaacattttttgtcttttgaCAGCGCAAACGTGGACGGCAGACAGAAGGAATCGCGTAACCTCAAGTCttacgtttttttttctctcatttcttttacgaagaagataaataaataaagaaaaacacagTGAACttgagtttatttaaaaaataaaaataatcttgttTTTATGGTGCATTAACATTTTACTTCTAggttgaaaaaagaagaagcttaAGTATAATATTCATCTCCCTATTTTACTTTATCCATAAATTTaatctctttattttaaaataaaaatattaatttttttaaaatatatcgtATTATTctccttattttaaaataaaaatatttaatatttttattttaaaaaattcacaatttcaattaaatccttaattatacttaaattttattttttatattaactcaattaaattttagatctaacatattcatttaagatattataaaaaataatttaatctaggaaataaaagataaaattaaaagttaaacaaaaattttgaatttttaaaaatatgagaacCCGCATTATGAGTTTTCTAAAATATGAGATTGATTGAAAGtctcttaaaaacaaaaaaaaatcgcaTTTTTTAGATAAAAGATCAAATATTTCTATGTCAAAATAGAGTTATCAAAATTtgcatttaagaaaaaaaagtaatataataactcgaagtaaaattgaatttatttaatattaaaaaatgaatttatttaaaaataaaaattaaaaaaaggaaacaggATTCCTATAATCCTCATGCTTGCCTGCTTTTTTCCGTTCacattattcttcttcttttgtctctctctctcctcacgcCAAACCACACCAGCTTCGTCCCTTCATCTCCTCACTTTCTCATTTGTGGAATTACTTTTGTCTCTTCCTCTCTGATCTTCCACAGGCTCCTATTATCCCTTTTGCTTTCCCAATCCTTTTcgcgaaaaaaaaaagttcacttTCTATTTTGGCCCCCTTTTGTGGTTCCTGAAACGCGTTAAGGGTTCTGTTTGTGTTATTGGGTCAATAATGGGGTCCTGTTTTTCTAAAATTACGGCCTCAATTTTTGCGGTCTGGGGGTGATTGATTTTGGGGTGAAGGAATGTAGCTGGAGGAGGTGGTTTTGTGTTCTCAATTAGAATTTCATCCTCATTCTTCAAAGGGGGTGTTGtaaatttcttaaatttgattccTTTTTTGTTTACCCTTTGTTCCGGATACGCTGAATTGGTTCCAAATTTGATGACTTTGGTGTGAAATTTCATTGGATTTTGGTGGGTGTTTGAAGAAAGGTAGGATTCTTTTTTTTACGCTTGTGAATCTGTGGGTGTGGGTTGTTTTTTCCCCTCTCTGATTGGGATTGTGCACAATCACTTCGAATTGGGCACAAATCTGAGCATAAAAGAAGATCATTGCAGCTGGTGATTTTAGGTTATTTCATTATGGAGCATGTGATTGGTGGCAAGTTTAAATTGGGAAGGAAAATTGGTAGTGGGTCTTTTGGGGAGCTCTATTTAGGTATGCTcatatttcttttctcttttattttattttaatgcattttATTATGTGACTTTTtacggtttttttttattgctgtAAACATGTAACGTTATATTTTGTCTTATGTTTTAGCTGTCAATGTACAAACTGGAGAGGAGGTGGCTGTTAAGCTGGTATGTTAAATTCTcttcaagcttttttttttcctgcctGGATGggccacaatttttttttattatggaaATCTTTCATGAATTTATAGAGATcgcttgatttttatttatttattattattatttctggtGGTTCTGATTGTATTTATACTATATTATCTTAAATATGCATAATGATGTTAATCACCTTGTATTAATCTGGTATATATCATGGTCTCTGGGGTCTTTTGTTATTCTATGCGGTAGGCATTGTCACTTTGGATGTGACGTGTCCTAAATTTTTTGTTAGTGCTACGGGAGTTCCGACAACCAACCGTGATACATAGAATTTGACATGAGACATGATTTATGGCtaaagtaaaataacaaaagaaacgTCATGTCTTGCTGTTGGTCTCTTGCTGTTGAGTGTTAACTTTTGAACAATAAGTGGATGATCTGTTCTCATGTATTGAAGTGACATATGGAATGTCATTATGTTTTCTTTGTAAGATTGTCTTGTAGCTGCTGGATACTCACTTTGGTTCATATTTTTACAACACAGTTTATGTTGGATTCATCATCATATTTTGCTGGTTTTggagataatttttttgttaccaGTTAATGGTTTAACTACTCATGATATTCTACATTTCAAGTTCCTAACAATCCCATCTTGTTCTGCCAAACAATTCCAGGAACCTGTGAAGACCAGGCATCCACAGCTTCACTATGAGTCAAAACTGTATATGCTTCTTCAAGGAGGAAGTAAGTCTACATCCCTCTTTCTTTTTAGTATTTAGGAATTAGGATATTAAAAGTATTATCTAACCTAATGCTAGAAGTTTCAGGCAAATGTATCTTAATAACATTAATCATTATATAACATACGCATTTGTCCCTGTTTTCTTGATTCTGGTGACATGATTGGTGCACCATATCTTCTTTAAGTAATGAAATCAGAACCATTAGTCTCAAACAGTCAAACCTTTTCCTTTATGAAGCGGGGATTCCCCACCTCAAGTGGTTTGGAGTTGAGGGAGACTACAATGTCATGGTTATCGACCTTCTTGGACCAAGTCTGGAAGATTTATTCAATTATTGTAATCGGAAGTTCACATTGAAGACAGTGTTAATGCTTGCGGATCAATTGGTATGTCTGTATGCAACTATTTTCAAAGAAGGTACTTTAAAAAGTGATACTAATGTTTTATTTGCTTAATATTCTTGTCTATTTTCAGATTAACAGAGTTGAATATATGCATTCAAGAGGTTTCCTTCACCGTGACATAAAGCCGGACAATTTTCTAATGGGTCTAGGACGAAAGGCAAATCAAGTATGTTATTGTTGAAGataatttctttcaatttttgtttcccCCCGTCTTCTTATATTCCCTTATCTATTGTGAAATCTGTATACCTTTTTGTGAAGTTTAATGATCAAGAATATGTATGAACCGGGGGGGGGGGTTAAAACTGgtgttcaaagttcaaacatatGGCAGGATCATTTTTTAGCTGTTATCTTCACGCCTTGCTAATGAAAGTTCTTGTTGAGCACATCCAAGAGCCAATTATGTATGCCTTTTGTAGAAAACATAGTCCTAGTGGAAtagttttttttggtgaaaagtCCTATGGAAATAGTTTGTGAAGGAATAAATTGTAAACTAAAGTTGTTGGGAGAAGCTTTAGAATCACATGGTTTATGGtggtttatgattaaataaaaatgaagtggAGTAAATGGAaatgcaagttaaacaagaggtgCACAAGCATTGGCATAGAGGTGAAAATTGGAGATTATTTTTAGTAGGGTATCTTGTATCTATCATACAGAGTGAAGCAGAAAGAAAGGGAGCTCCAAAGATGTAAATCATAGGATTCATGTGGGCAGGATGAAATGTAGAAATGTTCCAGGTGTTATTTCTGATTGAAAGGTGTCTCAAGCTCAAAGGAAAATTTATTGAACAGCCTAGATCAGCATTGGGTAATAAAGTAGCAAAAAAAGTATAATACAAGAAAATATAAGATCATGAATTAATGCATGAGAGAAAGTAGTAGCACCTACTTGGGAAAAGATGATTGAATCTTGCCTATGATGGTTTGACCATTTGGGGAGTACAACAGAAACCCTACTAAAAATAATTGATCAGATGGGGGATGGACTGATAAATAGAGGCAGAGGATGACCATGAAAATTGAGTAGTTAAGATGAAGGTCTAACTAGCCTTTTGGAAGTCTTGGTTTTTGACTGAATATAATGGCATCATTTGATCCAATATGCTTGTCTCTGTTTGGAAGATTTTGGttgtttttttagtctttgatGTGTAAAtagaaaggaaaggaaaattaaAGTGATTCtgatgcattaaaaaaaaattcaaaatataagctTAGCTGAATGCTATTGGAATTGGCAGTTATATACTAGGATTCCCGTGTTTGTCCTTTAATTGGTCTAGAACAttcttgcttttttttggtCGTTTACAATCCCTAAACAAATTTCACCAgtgcatttttcttattttttctatgATTCTATGATGTTTTAGTTCATAATACATCCTAACACTATTGTTTGATAGACTTCATTTTGTAGCCTTCTTGCTGGTCAAAACAATTGGTTTTTTGAAGGGGAAATGTTTTCCTTATCATTATATATGCTTAGTTATTGGCCAGATTTGAGTTAATTTTCTGTTAGGACTTAGGGCAGACAGAAGGGGAGGTGAAATTGTTTGGGAAATTTTGAACAGTTAGTTAGGCACAAGTAAAGCAGTTAGTTAGAGGCTATTGGTTAGATGAATAGGGGAAATGAGGATGGAAGGATTCATTCAAAGAATTATAGTTAGTATGAAATGGGAAACCCTTTGTGAAGAGGACACTgttggagaattctttttcctattcttggtcatttaataaaattgttcctttttttgtttctctcaaAGTCTCAATTTCTCGACTCTCTTTCCTGGGTTTGTaacattcttttcttattttaattaacttgtGGATGTTATACATGACTTGTTTGTCCATCTTTTATTTCCAATCTATTTTAATGGATTCCAATTCTTTTGTCCGACTAAATAAATGTTTGATAAGAAATAACTCAGTTTCACATgcaaatttcagtttttttaactATACATCATTCTGGGTGTCTCATTTCAGGTGTATGCCATTGACTATGGCCTTGCAAAAAAATATAGGGATCTTCAGACTCATAGGCACATACCATACAGGTTGGTTTTGTCTCATTATTTAAGTAGGGTGTAATATTTAGTTAAGCAACAACACTTGGGCAAACCAAACCTGATTTAGTAATTGCACAGATCTTCCTTTCTTTGATTCTATGCATTTGCATCACTTTAATAGGCTATTATTACTAGTgtattttaacaataataataaattattattattattatcattatcaaaCTTGCTCCAACAAATTCCCGCTGGTAGAATAGTGTGTGATACCCATCGAGCTACAGACCCTACTCACAGCGTTGGAATCCCCTTGTTTGAAATATAGCCTCCTTGATCTCAAACTGTTTTTCTAATAATTGTGTTCCTTGCATAGGGAAAACAAGAACCTTACAGGCACAGCACGCTACGCAAGTGTCAACACTCATCTTGGAATTGGTGAGTAATATTTTGTGCTGCTTTATTCCTTTTTCTGTTGACAAGAAAAAGTTAGAGGtgaattattacattattaGACTTGAATGTTTTctataaactaattatatttattttactggTAGAACAAAGCAGAAGGGATGATCTGGAATCTCTTGGTTATGTGCTCATGTATTTCTTAAAAGGAAGGTTGGATAATTGACAAATGCTTCTAATTTATCCCTTTGGAAGTCAGATGTTATTACATGATTTTCTCACCATCAGCTTTCTTTcttacattttcctttttcagtCTTCCCTGGCAAGGACTGAAAGCTggcaccaaaaaacaaaaatatgataaaatcagTGAGACAAAGGTGTCAACTCCCATAGAGGTATTATGGCTAACTGGATCTGTGAGGTTTTTCGGAGAAAGTAACACTAGATCTTGATTTGATACATGTTAGGCTGGATTTTCTGATACCATAGAGGTTAATAATAAGACAGGCCAGGCTTGAAAGCCAGCTCCGGAGTAGTTTGGACATTTGAATGTTAATACTTATACAAGCATGGCTGCCGGTTTCTTGTACACTAGAAATTTGGCACTAAGTGTTctacttttatttaatactaAGATTGACCAATGCTCTCtgatttttgttcactttttaATTCTTAACCCTGTATTAATCCTTGTTTTCAACAGTAGGCACTTGGCATTACCTGTAAAATTCCCCCACTTTTGTCTcagatttcaattttattaatccGTTGAAAAATGTGCTTGTGTAAACAGGTGCTCTGCAAATCATATCCGTCTGAGTTTGTATCATACTTCCGCTATTGCCGATCACTGCAGTTTGAGGACAAGCCAGATTATTCGTATTTAAAGAGACTTTTCCGAGACCTATTTATTCGAGAAGGTATGTTACCCAAAATATCTAATTGGGATAATGCATTCAGTATATTATGCTGGAAGCTTTTAGTGTATTTAGTGGTTGTAAATTGATCTTGACATTGTTTATGCAGGGTACCAGTTTGATTACATTTTTGACTGGACTATGTTAAAGTATCCACAGATCAGTGGCAGCTCCAGAGGGAGGGTTAGTACTTCTGTGCTTGcttattttgtttatgttgTCTATGGTTGGTCACTTACTGTAGTTGTAATAACAGCATGTCACTGGCAAGGCAGCTATGCATGCAGGTCCACATGTACAAAAAGCAGAAAAGATCTCAGGTTCATTCTCTTTCTGCTGATTAAGATAATGAAGTTTGGTGTCCTAATGAGCCTGACCTTGGGTGGtcagaaattttgaatttaatatatgCTGTGTTAGAAAATAATTGCATGAAAGCAGTCAACTATCATTATCTTTTTCATGGCTCCCACCAAAGTTAAACTAATTTACTTTtctcaatttcaattttgtattGGTCATGCGATTTCTTTCAGTTGGGAAAGAAATTCGAGAGAAATTTTCTGGTGCAGTTGAAGTGTTCTCCTGGAGGAACCCTGCAAATGCTAGTCCTCGTGGTGATCACACCAAACATAGAAGTTTTGAGGATGCACCAGTGCAAAAGGATTTggtaatatttttcaacaataagAATATATGAATCACCATTTGAAGTTTTCATATGAGAATATTAGGGCCTGTAtggtttaacaatttttttattttttgttttttcacttCCTGTTttctctaataataataaaaaaaaattgtcattgtTTTCAATTTGCTTTCTAATATTTGTACAGGAAATGGTGAGAAtaccaaaatattattttcatcatttctgtacatatatttgaaaataggaAACAAAGTGCAAATTTGGTgttattttgtaattataaattaaatcaagaaaataaaatggaaaacgTTTTCTCAAACCAAAGAGACCTCTTATTTTCTAGATATCTGGTTTGTAGAGATATTGCATGCTATTGTCTTTTGTATGGAGGGTTTATAGTTTGGACTTTGAAAAACTTCTATCTTGGAAGAAATGGGGAAAGAAGCCAATAAGAGAGTAAATTAGCTTACTTTTTCTCATAAATGATGGgatattttttgttctaatcttgtgttttaattttgtatatggtTTCAATATCCTCTTTTTTAACTGAAGATTGATTTGAAACTAGCAAGTAGCCCATGTACTTGTGCTAGTAAATACgtgtaaaatatataagttaaattaaaataaaatgtttcagAGAAGGCTGTTTTAATTGATGAAGGAttgttttattgttagtaaaaatataaattaaaacaggATATAAGCTGAAACATTAAGTTTTGAAAAGTCCccaaaattaagttaatttataGTAAGATTGTTTTATTGCTAATTTCCAAGCATTATGTTTTACGTTGATGGAGGAAATTTGAATATTGATTAAAGAAACTATTTGAGTATTGATTAAAGAAACTAAGGTAAGTAAAAATCttcattttattgaataaatagttaaaaagaaaaaaaatatattgatttgaTGTAATATAAATCTTTAGAAGACAAGTGTCACAAAATGAGAGAGAAACATGACAAAGTGAGGAGATATGTGAAGACATTATTCTACTCAGGAATGAGGACCGGATTTGTTATATAGGGGTGGATTCACTGGCTGAATTATTAGAAATCACTTGGTGATTTCCACTTCTAAATCAAGAGAGTCATTAAAAGAGAAGTGAGACCTACCAAAATTGGTGATTTCCAATCAATAATAGATGTTAGAGTGATGCTAGCATTCCTTGGTGGTACTTGACTCCAATCAGATTTATACTTTGTGATTATTGAAGAAGTCTTGTGTTTACTATCAATTATTGGTGTATGTTTAACTCTTTACCATGTATTTGACAGCACTATGCGCAACACAATTCCACTCGATATGGCAGCAGTTCAAGAAGAGCCATGATCTCATCGAACAGGCCAATATCCTCAGGTGACCATACTGGCAGGCAAACCATAACTGGGAGCCGTCCATCTGGTGCTCACAGAGTTCAACCAGTGTATGACACCAAACAAGCAACTTATACGCATGGTGGCTCTATAAGAGGCCGTGATGATCCTCTGCGGAACTTTGAGCTCCTCAATATCAGGAAGTAATTAAGTAAAGGTTGTGTCTTTTTGTTGTTATATTCTGAATTATGACACTCCTGAGATGCAAGATCACCTTTTATTCAAGAATAGTCTCAAGCATTATGGAAAGAAACCCAAGAGTTGAGGTCATAATGGCATGATCTCCTGATATCAGTTTTGGACAAAGGTGGACTTTTTTCTGCCCCCAGAATTGTTGTTTCACCAGGTTTCTCAGCCACTGTAGCGTGTTCTTAAGACGTGCCGAAGAGAATTCAACtgaaattcttttaatatttaattactgTACTAGATGAGACCTAAGTTGTAGTACGTTCCATGATACAACACCATGTTCTTGTTTCTTAACAATGAGGTCCAACGCTGCCTGTATGTTACATATTAAAACTGCCCTTAAGAATGGAATTTATTTACAAGCTACTTTTATTGTTCTGACATGGCTTGAAAGTTAAAAGGATTTTCCACTCTAGAACCAGAACTCATCAATGCACGTTGTGTAGAGAACTTTACACTTTATAAGTTAAATCTAGACATGAATGTAAGTCTGGCATTATCATCATCCTCTAAGCTGCGATGTTCTTAACACTCGTGATTGGGTTTCTAGTAAAAACTACTGCTTGATCGTTTGATTAATCTGGTTGGTTATAAGGTGCAGTGTAACGTTTGTTTTACCGTTTCAATCCGTTGGTATGCGTTCTTGTGACAAGCAACAAATTGTTAATTCTTTGAATGTACATCTGGAGTTTGTTCACGGAAAAATAAACACACTAAATGATGGAAACTTTGGATACACATGAAAAGTACAAGTATGATAAATTGAACTTCTGAGATCCTAAGAAAAGAGTTATGGAAACAATTATAGTTCTGGTTTACAACTGAGCCTGAGAACTGCAGCCTCTGaccaaaaataatatgattGCCAAACGCTTCTGAAGGTCATCAATGCCCTGCCCGAGCTGCAATTACATCAAAATTCAAAGGTCAAACAACTAGACAAATAAAAAGCAAACCATCTAAACAAAACATGACACCCAAAACAAAAGTGTCAATTTGTAACTTCAATTATAAGGGGCCAGAGTAAATTCTCAACTTATAAGTTACACAAAAGAAATTCATATGTATTCTGTCTATTCATTTCGTTGTAGACAATAGAGCGGGGTAGGAGGGGTTGTGGAAATGGAGGATTGATCTTTTTAAAGGATTATTTCGATTTCATTAGGAATGAGGATTTGAAATAtcacatattaattaataaaagagaGATTTAACAACTAAAAGAAAGATGAATTCTTTGTTGGTATCCTTCCTTTTTTCCAAATGAAACCAAGAGAGATAGAATCAAAGCGATTGATTCCCTAATCCTCCAttttgaaaagtggaaatagagaagagaaggagaaatttcaaaaattagtgTGTAGAATCATTGTTTGATTTTAGTACACTTTAAATTGGCATAAATGTAGAATCATTGTTCGTGTTTCCCTGGCTGTGGACTTTAATTATACTACATAATTTATGTGAAGACTGAAATGATGTCAGATGCCATAGTTGATGCCTTGGATAATGATGAAGTTGAAAAGGAGACTGAAGAGCTAAAACAGGTACTAAaacctttcatttcattttttatttaagttttttacgTGCTGCAATGCTAATTTGTGTTCTTTTTGGGGCTCTGGCAGGAGTTAATGATCAGCTACTCccaaaaggaagaatcaaaacaaagagaaaaatactAACCATAATTTTTCTAACGCACTCTTTTAACTTAGTGTAACGATGGAAAAAGAAATGGTGTAGAAGGTTTATGGACTCcaatgtctatttttttgttgcattcagtgaaagtttgaaaaacagatattattatatttacctTCTCAGTCTCAGCGGTCATGACCATATTCAGTGGAAACTTCACAATCTCTTTGTATCATAACACGGTCCAATCTAAATGAAAActagtatatttaaaatttaaaacattggcTAAATTACCCGtttaatcttttatgttttaaaagctttaatttaatcctttatatttttaaagtgagttaaaatagatattatgaaataatgatatttttttttaat encodes the following:
- the LOC114370546 gene encoding casein kinase 1-like protein 6, giving the protein MEHVIGGKFKLGRKIGSGSFGELYLAVNVQTGEEVAVKLEPVKTRHPQLHYESKLYMLLQGGTGIPHLKWFGVEGDYNVMVIDLLGPSLEDLFNYCNRKFTLKTVLMLADQLINRVEYMHSRGFLHRDIKPDNFLMGLGRKANQVYAIDYGLAKKYRDLQTHRHIPYRENKNLTGTARYASVNTHLGIEQSRRDDLESLGYVLMYFLKGSLPWQGLKAGTKKQKYDKISETKVSTPIEVLCKSYPSEFVSYFRYCRSLQFEDKPDYSYLKRLFRDLFIREGYQFDYIFDWTMLKYPQISGSSRGRHVTGKAAMHAGPHVQKAEKISVGKEIREKFSGAVEVFSWRNPANASPRGDHTKHRSFEDAPVQKDLHYAQHNSTRYGSSSRRAMISSNRPISSGDHTGRQTITGSRPSGAHRVQPVYDTKQATYTHGGSIRGRDDPLRNFELLNIRK